The following proteins are encoded in a genomic region of Vicugna pacos chromosome 16, VicPac4, whole genome shotgun sequence:
- the DHRS11 gene encoding dehydrogenase/reductase SDR family member 11: MRPIAEERRVEPGAEAGQSGGGSRRDSGWGKSAAGSSAVTRERPGPCDLGRSSAIQVPGSPNEVGGWLGTLARAGMERWRDRLALVTGASGGIGAAVARALVQQGLKVVGCARTVGNIEELAAECKSAGYPGTLIPYRCDLSNEEDILSMFSAVRSQHSGVDICINNAGLARPDTLLSGSTSGWKDMFNVNVLALSICTREAYQSMKERKVDDGHIINISSMSGHRVLPLSETHFYSATKFAVTALTEGLRQELREAQSHIRATCISPGVVETQFAFKLHDKDPEKAAATYEHMKCLKPEDVAEAVIYVLSTPPHVQIGDIQMRPTEQVT; the protein is encoded by the exons ATGCGGCCGATTGCCGAGGAGCGGAGGGTGGAGCCGGGGGCGGAGGCCGGCCAGAGTGGGGGCGGGTCCAGGCGCGACTCAGGCTGGGGCAAGTCTGCGGCGGGTTCTTCAGCGGTGACCAGAGAGCGGCCGGGCCCTTGCGACCTGGGGCGGAGCTCCGCGATCCAAGTGCCCGGCTCCCCGAACGAGGTGGGCGGGTGGCTCGGGACCCTGGCCAGGGCCGGCATGGAGCGGTGGCGTGACCGGCTGGCACTGGTGACGGGAGCCTCGGGGGGCATCGGCGCGGCTGTGGCCCGGGCCTTGGTCCAGCAGGGACTGAAGGTGGTGGGTTGTGCCCGCACCGTGGGCAACATTGAG GAGCTGGCGGCTGAATGTAAGAGTGCAGGCTACCCCGGGACTTTGATCCCCTACAGATGTGACCTGTCGAATGAGGAGGACATCCTCTCCATGTTCTCAGCTGTCCGCTCCCAGCACAGCGGTGTGGACATCTGCATCAACAACGCTGGCTTGGCCCGGCCGGACACCCTGCTCTCGGGCAGCACCAGCGGTTGGAAGGACATGTTCAAT GTGAATGTGCTGGCCCTCAGCATCTGCACGCGGGAAGCCTACCAGTCCATGAAAGAGCGCAAGGTGGATGATGGGCACATCATTAACATCAGCAG caTGTCTGGCCATCGAGTGTTGCCCCTGTCCGAGACCCATTTCTATAGTGCTACCAAGTTCGCCGTCACTGCGCTGACCGAGGGACTGAGGCAAGAGCTTCGGGAGGCCCAGAGCCACATCCGAGCCACG TGCATCTCTCCAGGAGTGGTGGAGACACAGTTCGCCTTCAAACTTCATGACAAGGACCCTGAGAAGGCAGCTGCCACCTATGAACACATGAAG TGTCTCAAACCTGAGGATGTGGCCGAGGCTGTCATCTATGTCCTCAGCACCCCACCCCACGTCCAG ATCGGAGACATCCAGATGAGGCCCACGGAGCAGGTGACCTAG